A region of the Pseudonocardia cypriaca genome:
ACGTCGCGATCCTCGACGTCCGGCTCCCCGACGGCGACGGGGTGAGCGTCTGCCGGGACATCCGCTCGGCCGTGTCCCCGCCGCCCGCCTGCCTCATGCTCACGTCGTACTCCGACGACGAGGCGCTCTTCGGCGCGATCATGGCGGGCGCCGCGGGCTACCTCCTGAAGCAGGTCACCGGCGTCGACCTCGTCGGCGCCGTGCGCACCATCGCCGAGGGCGGCTCCCTGCTCGACCCGAGGGCCACCGCGGTGGTGCTCGAACGCCTCCGCAAGGGCGACGAGCCCTCCGATCCGCGCTACGCCTCCCTCAGCCCCCAGGAGCGGCGCATCCTCAGCCTGATCGCGGACGGCCTCACCAACCGCCAGATCGGCGCCGAGCTCTTCCTCGCCGAGAAGACCGTCAAGAACTACGTCTCCTCCCTGCTGCACAAGCTCGGGTTCACCCGCCGCACCGAGGCCGCCGTCTACGCCGCCGGCCTGCGCAAGGAGAACGGCGGCTGAGTCGGGGGTCCCGGTCCGGACGGGCCGAGGGACCCTCCCGGCGCGGGACCACCGGCCGCTGCTGCCCGACGCCGGCCGGCGGCAGGCTTGCGGGTGTCGGGAAAGCGCTGCCCCGCGCGCCCCGCCCGTCCCCGACGAGGAGCAGCGATGACCACCACCAACAACCGCATCGACCAGCGCACCGTGCGAAGCGCGCTCGCGCTCGCCGCCGCCGCGCCCTCGGTGCACAACAGCCAGCCGTGGCGCTGGGTGGTCGGTCCGCACGCGGTCCACCTCTACGCGGACCTCTCGCGATGGCTACCCACCACCGACGCACAGGCCCGCGACCTGATCGTGAGCTGCGGGGCCGCGCTGCACCACGCGCGCGTGGCGCTCGCGGCCGTGGGACTCGCCAGCTCGGCCCACCGCATGCCGAACCCCGACGAGCCGAAGCACCTGGCCGCCCTGCAGCTGCACCCCCGCCTCGCCGACGACACCGACCTCGCCCTCGCCGCCGCCATCCTGCGCAGGCGAACCGACCGCCGCCGCTACACCGGCTGGGAGGTGCCCGCCACGTTCATCGACGACCTGGGCGAGCGCGCCGCCGCGCAGGGCGCCCTGCTCCGGCCCGTGACGGAAGCCCGGGCCCGCGAGCGGCTGGCCGACGTCATCCGGGACACGGCCGAGGTCCAGGAGGCGAGCGTCTCCTACCTGGCCGCGAGCGGTGGCGGGACGACCCGGCGGTTCGGCGACGGCCTGATCGAGCAGCCGTCGGACGGAGAACCCGATGGCGCCCTCCTGGCGGTGCTGGCCACCGGATCCGACGACTCCCTCTCCCAGCTCCGGGCCGGTGAGGCGCTCAGCGCGGTGCTGCTGCACGCCACCGAGCTCGGCCTCGCGACATGCCCGCTCAGCCGGCCCTTCGAGATCGCTTCGAGGAGGCGGGAGGTCCGGGACGACGTGCTCGGTGGCACCGCGGTCCCGCAGCTCGTGCTCCGCATCGGCTGGGCGCCACTCGGCACCCCGTTGCGCCCCACCCCGCGCCGCCCGATCGACGACATGATCGAGCAGCTGCCGATGTGAGTGTCCTCAGTTCGCCACCGTGAACCGCGTGCGGCGGTGGGTGGGCTGCTCGATCTCGTCGAGCAGCGCCACCGCGAAGTCCTCGGCGGAGATCGCCTCGCCCACCGGGTGGTCGGTGCCGACCTGGTAGGAGCCGGTGCGCTCACCCGGTGCGATCTGCGGGGCCGGCGACACGAACGTCCAGTCGACGCCGTCGCCGAGCCCGCGGAGGTGGTCGAGCGCCTCGGCGACGACGAGCGCCTCCGGGCGGTAGATCTCGGGGAAGTGCGGAAGGTCGACCAGCCGCGTTCCGTCCACGAGCAGCGAGCCTGCGCCGCCGACGACGACCAGCCGCGCGTCGCCGAGCGTCTCGACCAGGTTGCGCACCTGCGCGAGGTACTCGCGTGGATCGCCACCGGTGCGGCTCGGACCGATCGCCGACACGACGACGTCCGCCTCGCCCGCGACGCGCTTGGCGAAGGCGGTGTCGCCCGCGTCGCCCTGCACCGCGATGACGCCGGCCGGTACCTCACCGCCGGACCGCGCGATGCCGGTGACCTCGTGCCCCCGCTCCACCGCCTCGGCCGCCACTCGCCTGCCGATCATTCCCGTCGCGCCGTAAACCGCGATCCTCATCCTCGTCCCTTCCCTTCGTCGTGGTCGCGGCCAAGCTATCCATCGGTTACCGAGTACTTCAACGTGCTATAAGTACCTCGTGGTTACCAATGCGTTGCCGCAGCTCGTCGACCGCCTGCGTGCCGAGCGGACCGACGCCTACGAAGGCGACCTGTTCGACCCGGACTGCCCCACGCGGCTGGTGCTCGACCGGATAGGCGACAAGTGGACGGTGCTCGTCGTCCTCCTGCTGAGCGACGGTCCGAGGCGGTTCACCGACCTGCGCGGCCACATCGGTCGCGTCGCACCCAAGGTGCTCACCCAGACCCTCCGCCGGATGGAACGCGACGGCCTGGTCACCCGCGAGGTCTTCGCTGAGGTCCCGCCACGGGTCGAGTACACCCTCACCGACCTGGGCCGCTCGCTGATCGAGCCGATCGCCGTCATCGGCGACTGGGCGGAGGTCCACGTCCACCGGATCACCGCCGCGCAGGCCGCCTACGACGCACGGGACACGTAGCGCAGGACGTGCGACCCTCCCGAGAGCGACCGGTACGCGGGCCCCTCTCGCCTCCGGCGCCCGCGCCTGCCACGATCGGGGCCAGCAACCGCCTGATCATCTTCAACACTGCAGAGGTCCCACGTGCCCTGGTCCTTCAACCGCCGCCCCTCCCTCGGCGACGACCATCCCGACACCCTCGCCGACGCTCACAACCGCGCCGTCGAACTGGGCGCGCGTGGCCAACACCAGCAGGCCCGCGAGCTCGACGAGGACACCTTCGAGCGCCGCCGCCGGGTCCTCGGTCCCGACCACCCGCACACCCTCGCCACCGCGAACAACCTCGCCGCCGATCTCCGCGAGCTGGGCGAGCACCAGCGGGCCCGCGAGCTCGACGAGGAGACACTCGAGCGCCGCCGCCGCGTCCTCGGCGACGACCACCTCGGCACCCTGGCCAACGCCACCGCGCTCGCCGAGGACTACCGGGCCATGGGCGACTTCCAGCGGGCCCGCGAGCTCGACGAGCTCGCCTTCCTCGGGCGCCGCCGCGTCCTGGGCGGCGACGACATCCAGACGCTGGAGTCCGCCCACTTCCTCGGCACCGACCTCCGCGCGCTCGGCGAGTTCCAGAAGGCGCGCGAGCTCGACGAGGACTCCCTCGCCCGCCGCAGCCGCATCCTCGGCGACGACCACCCGGACACCATGGCCAACGGCCACAACCTGGCCATCGACCTCCGGGAGCTCGGCGAGCACCAGCGCGCCCGCGAGCTCGACGAGGAGACGCTCGCCCGGCGCCGCCGCATCCTGGGCGACAACCACCCCAACACGCTCAACTCCGCGAACAACCTCGCCGCCGATCACCACGCGCTGGGCGAGCACCAGCGCGCCCTCGAGCTCGACGAGGACACCCTCGCCCGGCGCCGCCGCGTCCTCGGCGACCGGCACCCCGGCACGATCGCCAACGCCCGCGCTCTCGCCGAGGACCTCCGTGCGCTCGGCGAGCACCAGCGGGCGGCGGCCGTGCTCGCCGAGTTCGGGCTCACAGCTGAGATCGCGGGATGATCGGTGCAGGATGAGGCGGTGATCGCTCCCAGCACACCACTGCCCACCGGCCGGGTCGCCGGCGTCGACCGGGATATCTCCCGCCTCGTGATGGGCTGCGACAACCAGCGGACGCAGTCGCACGCGGCCACGATGTTCGACGACTTCGTCGCGCGTGGAGGCAACGCGTTCGACACCGCCCACCACTACGCCGACGGGCTGATGGAGCGTCTCCTCGGGCAGTGGATGGCCGACCGCGGGGTCCGCGACGAGGTGGTCGTCATCGGGAAGGGCGCCCACACCCCGCACTGCGACCCGCCGTCGGTCACCAGCCAGCTGACCGCGAGCCTCGAGCGCCTGCAGACCGACCACGTCGACGTCTACTTCCTGCACCGCGACAACCCGGACGTGCCCGTCGGTGAGTTCGTGGACGTGCTCAACGAGCACGTCGACGCCGGCCGCATCGGGGTCTTCGGCGGCTCCAACTGGAGCATCGCGCGGATCGAGGAGGCCAACGCGTACGCGGCTTCCCACGGGAAGCGGGGCTTCGCCGCCGTGAGCAACCACTTCGGGCTCGCGCGTGCGCTCGACGTGCCGTGGGCGGGCTGCGAGCACGTCACCGACGACGCCGACCGCGAGTGGTTCGAGCGCACCGGCACGCCGCTCTTCCCGTGGTCGTCGCAGGCGCGCGGGTTCTTCACCGGCCGCGCGGCACCGGAGGACCACTCCGACCCGGAGCTGGTTCGCTGCTACTACAGCGACGGCAACTTCGAGCGGCTCGCCCGTGCCCGGGCGCTCGCTGCCGAGCTGGGCGTCGCACCCACCGCCATCGCCCTGGCCTACGTCCTCGCGCAGCCCTTCCCGACGTTCGCGCTGATCGGGCCGCGCACGGTCGACGAGACCCGCTCCTCGGCGGAGGCCTCGACCGTCCGGTTGACGCCCGAGCAGGTCGCATGGCTCGACCTGCGCGACGACGTGTCGGGCCGGGACGGTCGCTGACCCCTCAGGTGTGCAGGTCCTGGGCCGGGGTGCGGCCGAACTCGCGCCGGTAGCTCGCCGCGAACCGGCCGTGGTGGGCGAACCCCCACCGCGATGCGACGCCGGCGACCGTCGTCCCGGAACCGGGGTCGGCGGTGCGCAGCTCCTGCTGCGCGCGCCGCAGCCGTACCCGGCGCAGGTGGGTCATCGGCGTCGTGTCCAGGTGGCGGCGGAAGGCGTCCTGAACGGCACGCGGGGAGAGCCGCGCCGCGGCGGCGATCTCCGCCAGCCCGATCGGTTCGCCGGCGTGGTCGTCGATGAACGCCGTGGCGCGGCGCACCGCGCTCGGCGCGGCGGTCTCCCCGGACGGGCCGCGCTCGGCGTCCAAGGTCGCGTTCGGGAACGTCTCCAGCGCGGTGGCGGCCAGCAGCCGCATCGTCTGCGCGTGGATCAGCGGGCTGCTGTACGCGGCCTCGTTGCGGCAGAACTCGCGGCTGAAGTAGCGGACAAGGGCCTGCCAGTTCGCGGCCCGCGCCGGCGACACGGCCCGCGCGAGCGAGAACCGCACCGGCCCGCCGTGTCCTCCGGTGATCTCCTCGGCCACCCGGTCGACGACGCTCAGATCGAGCTTGACCAGCCCTGCGCGGAAATCCTCCCAGCGGATGCACATCGGTGCCGCCGGGTCCAGGACGAACGGCTCGCCGTGCCCGGGGCTGAGCTCATCGCGCCCGGTCGACATCCGCAGCCGTCCGCGGAACACCTGCCCCATCAGCAGGAAGCCGAACGGCTCCGTGTTCACCTCGCAGTTCATCGAGTGCTCGTAGCGGGCCACGAAGAACCGGCCGCCGTCGGTGAGCTCGTGGCGGAACCGGAACCGCTCGATGCTGCCGTCCAGGCTCACTTTGTGATCCACGTACGTGGCTCGCAGGTAGTCGTGCGCCTCGTCGGGGTCGGTGGTGTCCACCTTGACGCGACGCGGCTGCTCCGGATACACGCTCTCGCCCCCGAATGGCCGTAGGAACGTGGGTTCGATGACGGTAGGTCGCCTCTCCCCGTTGCCATAGGGCCGTCCGTGGGTCACCGGCGTCACTCTCCGTGAGTAATGCGCCGCTCTGTCCACACAGCGCAACTCGAGTGTCCAGTTCGCGCTGATCGCGTTGCGATCTCGAGAAAGCGCAGGTTAGGCATGTGCCTTCCCTTGCCGCTCACCAAGGAGCCGCCCATGTGCACCGGCCTCGGACGACCGTCCGCGCCGCCGCAACCGGCCAAGCCGGACACTCCGTCGATGCCACCGGGGCAACCTGCCGGGTCGTAGCCCGGACGGCGGCAGACTGGGTGGGTGAACGACAGCCACCCAGCCCGGACGTTCCACGACCTCACCAAGTACTACCCGCTGAGCGACACGGGCCCGGGCGACACGGGCGACGAACGCATCGGCATCGGTGACCCGGCCGCGCGTACCGCCGCGATCTGGCAGAAGGACTGGGACATCAAGCCGTTCCTGTACAAGGTCTACGAGGGACCGCCGCCGCTGGAGCTGACCCGTGACCTGCCCGATGCGGGGCGGCCCGCGCTCGAAGCGATCGCCGGAACCGGCGCGGAACCATCGGACGCCGTCCCCGACCGCGCGCTGCTCGGGCGGCTCGGCCTGCTGACGAACGGCGCGCTCGACCGCAGCTGGACCAGCCCCGATGGCCGCGTCCACCAGTTCCGCACGGCGGGTGGCACGGGCGCGCAGTACCACCTCGAGCTGTACTTCGTCTGCGCCGACCTCCCCGACCTCGACGCGGGCGTCTACCACTACTCCGCCTTCGACCACAGCCTGCGCCTGCTGCGCGCCGGGGACTTCCGCGCCGCCCTCGCGGATGCCACCGGGAACGAGCCGTCGATCGCCTCCGCCCCGGTCGTGCTGGCGATGACCAGCACGTTCTGGCGCAACGCGTGGCGCTACCGCGAGCGCGCCTACCGGCACGCGTACTGGGACGCCGGCACCTCGCTCTCGCACATCCTCGCGGTCGCGGCGTCGGCCCGCGTCCCGGCCCGGCTCGTGTTCGCCTACGCCGACACGGCCGTGAACGAGGTGCTCGACGTCGACGGGCTGCGCGAGTCCACGGTCGCGCTCGCGGCGCTCGGCCACGCCGGCACCGCACCGCCGCCCGCTCGGGAACCGGGGCCGCTCGACCTCCCCACGCGGCGGCTCTCGCCCGCGGAGGTCACCTTCCACACGATCACCGACATGCACCGCGCCTCGTCCCTGCCGACGGGAGCGGATGCCGCCGCGTGGCGGGCGCGCCGGTGGCACCGACCGGCGGCGGAACCGGTCGGTGAGCTGACGGAGCTGCGCCCCCTCCCGGCCGACCAGCTCGATCCGCGGCCCGTGGAGCAGCTCATCCTGCGCCGCCGCTCCACGCGGAACTACGACACCGGCGTGGAGATCCCCTTCGAGGCGTTCTCCACGCTGCTGGACCGTTCCACCCGGGGCGTGGCCTCGGACGTCCTGACGCCGGGCGCGCCACTCACCGACCTCTACCTGATCGTCAACGCCGTCGAGGGGCTCACCCCGGGCGTCTACCTCCACCACCCCGACCGGAACGCGGTCGAGCTCCTCCGCGCGGGCACGTTCCGCGAGGACGCCGCCCGGATCGCGGCGAGGCAGCAGTACGCGGGCGACGCGCACGTCAACCTCTACTACCTCGCGCACCTGCCGTCGATCCTCGAGCGGTACGGCGACCGCGGCTACCGCCTCGCCCAGCTGGAAGGCGCCCTGCACGCCGGCAAGCTGCACCTCGGCACGCACGCCCTCGGGCTCGGCGCGGTGGGCTCGACGTCGTACGACGACGAGGTGGTCGACTTCTTCTCCCCCCACGCTGCCGGCAAGGACTACATGTTCGTCACGGTGTTCGGCAAGCGCAGGCGCACGAGGTGACCGTGGAAGTCACCGTGGACATCACCGAGCTCACCGCCGACCCGCATCCCGCGCTCGCCAGGCTCCGCGCCACCGCGCCGGTCGCGTGGGTTCCCGCGCTCGGCTGCTGGCTCGTGACCAGCCGGGACGCCGCGCTGCGGGTGCTGCGCGACGCGCGGACGTTCACCGTGGACGACCCCCGCTTCTCCACCGCGCAGGTGGTGGGCCCGAGCATGCTGTCGCTGGACGGGCCAGCGCACAGCGCGGCGCGCAGGCCGTTCGCGGGCCCGTTCCGGCCCGCGCAGGTGGCGCGGCGCTTCACACAGCCGGTCACCGGCCTCGCGACCGACCTGGTGGCCGGGATCCGGCCGGCGGGCCGTGCCGAGCTGCGCGCGAGCTTCGCCGGACCGCTCGCGGTGCGCGTCGTCGCCGACACGCTGGGCATGCCGGGCATCGACACCAGGACGGTCCTGGGGTGGTACTCGACGTTCGTCGCCGCCGTGTCGGACGTGACGGCCGGCTGCCCGGTGCCCGCCGAAGCGACCGCGGCGTTCGAGTCGCTCGCCGAGCACGTGCTCGCCGGTGTCGACGGGAACGGCTCGCTGCTCGCCGAGGCCGTGGCAGGCGGTCTCGGCCGGGAGGAGGCGGTGTCCAACGCCGCCGTCCTGCTGTTCGGCGGCATCGAGACCACCGAAGGCATGATCCTCAACCTGCTCCGGCACCTGCTCCGCGAGCCCGATCAGCTCGCCGCCGTGCGGAACGACCTCGACCTGCTGCCGAACGCGGTCGAGGAGTCGCTGCGGCTCGAACCGGCGGCCGCCGTCGTCGACCGGTACGCGACCCGCGACGTGGTCGTGGCGGGCGCTGCGATCCGGCGCGGCGACCCGGTGACCGTCTCGCTCGCCGGGGCCAACCGCGACCCGGCGACGTTCCCGGACCCGGACGCGTTCGACGTACGCCGGAGCAACGCCCGCCAGCACCTCGCGTTCGCCCACGGCCCCCACGTCTGCCTCGCGATGGACCTGGCCAGGCTGGAGACGCTGATCGGGGTCCGCACCCTCCTCGTCGAGCTGCCCGGCCTCGCACTCGACGAGCAGCACCCGTCCGCGCCGTCGGGCCTGGTGTTCCGCAAGCCGCAGACCCTGCACGCCCGGTGGGAACCCTGACCGGTCGCGTCACATCCGCCTGCCGCCAGGGGTCTTCCTGTCGAGAGCCCACGACG
Encoded here:
- a CDS encoding response regulator, with the translated sequence MPITVFLLDDHEIVRRGIAQLLEAAGDITVVGEAATAAQAVARIPALRPDVAILDVRLPDGDGVSVCRDIRSAVSPPPACLMLTSYSDDEALFGAIMAGAAGYLLKQVTGVDLVGAVRTIAEGGSLLDPRATAVVLERLRKGDEPSDPRYASLSPQERRILSLIADGLTNRQIGAELFLAEKTVKNYVSSLLHKLGFTRRTEAAVYAAGLRKENGG
- a CDS encoding NAD(P)H nitroreductase, translated to MTTTNNRIDQRTVRSALALAAAAPSVHNSQPWRWVVGPHAVHLYADLSRWLPTTDAQARDLIVSCGAALHHARVALAAVGLASSAHRMPNPDEPKHLAALQLHPRLADDTDLALAAAILRRRTDRRRYTGWEVPATFIDDLGERAAAQGALLRPVTEARARERLADVIRDTAEVQEASVSYLAASGGGTTRRFGDGLIEQPSDGEPDGALLAVLATGSDDSLSQLRAGEALSAVLLHATELGLATCPLSRPFEIASRRREVRDDVLGGTAVPQLVLRIGWAPLGTPLRPTPRRPIDDMIEQLPM
- a CDS encoding NAD(P)-dependent oxidoreductase; this encodes MRIAVYGATGMIGRRVAAEAVERGHEVTGIARSGGEVPAGVIAVQGDAGDTAFAKRVAGEADVVVSAIGPSRTGGDPREYLAQVRNLVETLGDARLVVVGGAGSLLVDGTRLVDLPHFPEIYRPEALVVAEALDHLRGLGDGVDWTFVSPAPQIAPGERTGSYQVGTDHPVGEAISAEDFAVALLDEIEQPTHRRTRFTVAN
- a CDS encoding winged helix-turn-helix transcriptional regulator, which encodes MRAERTDAYEGDLFDPDCPTRLVLDRIGDKWTVLVVLLLSDGPRRFTDLRGHIGRVAPKVLTQTLRRMERDGLVTREVFAEVPPRVEYTLTDLGRSLIEPIAVIGDWAEVHVHRITAAQAAYDARDT
- a CDS encoding tetratricopeptide repeat protein — its product is MPWSFNRRPSLGDDHPDTLADAHNRAVELGARGQHQQARELDEDTFERRRRVLGPDHPHTLATANNLAADLRELGEHQRARELDEETLERRRRVLGDDHLGTLANATALAEDYRAMGDFQRARELDELAFLGRRRVLGGDDIQTLESAHFLGTDLRALGEFQKARELDEDSLARRSRILGDDHPDTMANGHNLAIDLRELGEHQRARELDEETLARRRRILGDNHPNTLNSANNLAADHHALGEHQRALELDEDTLARRRRVLGDRHPGTIANARALAEDLRALGEHQRAAAVLAEFGLTAEIAG
- a CDS encoding aldo/keto reductase codes for the protein MIAPSTPLPTGRVAGVDRDISRLVMGCDNQRTQSHAATMFDDFVARGGNAFDTAHHYADGLMERLLGQWMADRGVRDEVVVIGKGAHTPHCDPPSVTSQLTASLERLQTDHVDVYFLHRDNPDVPVGEFVDVLNEHVDAGRIGVFGGSNWSIARIEEANAYAASHGKRGFAAVSNHFGLARALDVPWAGCEHVTDDADREWFERTGTPLFPWSSQARGFFTGRAAPEDHSDPELVRCYYSDGNFERLARARALAAELGVAPTAIALAYVLAQPFPTFALIGPRTVDETRSSAEASTVRLTPEQVAWLDLRDDVSGRDGR
- a CDS encoding helix-turn-helix domain-containing protein, translating into MYPEQPRRVKVDTTDPDEAHDYLRATYVDHKVSLDGSIERFRFRHELTDGGRFFVARYEHSMNCEVNTEPFGFLLMGQVFRGRLRMSTGRDELSPGHGEPFVLDPAAPMCIRWEDFRAGLVKLDLSVVDRVAEEITGGHGGPVRFSLARAVSPARAANWQALVRYFSREFCRNEAAYSSPLIHAQTMRLLAATALETFPNATLDAERGPSGETAAPSAVRRATAFIDDHAGEPIGLAEIAAAARLSPRAVQDAFRRHLDTTPMTHLRRVRLRRAQQELRTADPGSGTTVAGVASRWGFAHHGRFAASYRREFGRTPAQDLHT
- a CDS encoding SagB/ThcOx family dehydrogenase, giving the protein MNDSHPARTFHDLTKYYPLSDTGPGDTGDERIGIGDPAARTAAIWQKDWDIKPFLYKVYEGPPPLELTRDLPDAGRPALEAIAGTGAEPSDAVPDRALLGRLGLLTNGALDRSWTSPDGRVHQFRTAGGTGAQYHLELYFVCADLPDLDAGVYHYSAFDHSLRLLRAGDFRAALADATGNEPSIASAPVVLAMTSTFWRNAWRYRERAYRHAYWDAGTSLSHILAVAASARVPARLVFAYADTAVNEVLDVDGLRESTVALAALGHAGTAPPPAREPGPLDLPTRRLSPAEVTFHTITDMHRASSLPTGADAAAWRARRWHRPAAEPVGELTELRPLPADQLDPRPVEQLILRRRSTRNYDTGVEIPFEAFSTLLDRSTRGVASDVLTPGAPLTDLYLIVNAVEGLTPGVYLHHPDRNAVELLRAGTFREDAARIAARQQYAGDAHVNLYYLAHLPSILERYGDRGYRLAQLEGALHAGKLHLGTHALGLGAVGSTSYDDEVVDFFSPHAAGKDYMFVTVFGKRRRTR
- a CDS encoding cytochrome P450, whose translation is MEVTVDITELTADPHPALARLRATAPVAWVPALGCWLVTSRDAALRVLRDARTFTVDDPRFSTAQVVGPSMLSLDGPAHSAARRPFAGPFRPAQVARRFTQPVTGLATDLVAGIRPAGRAELRASFAGPLAVRVVADTLGMPGIDTRTVLGWYSTFVAAVSDVTAGCPVPAEATAAFESLAEHVLAGVDGNGSLLAEAVAGGLGREEAVSNAAVLLFGGIETTEGMILNLLRHLLREPDQLAAVRNDLDLLPNAVEESLRLEPAAAVVDRYATRDVVVAGAAIRRGDPVTVSLAGANRDPATFPDPDAFDVRRSNARQHLAFAHGPHVCLAMDLARLETLIGVRTLLVELPGLALDEQHPSAPSGLVFRKPQTLHARWEP